ATCGAATTCCTGCTCGCCGAGTCGACCGAGACCAGCGGTCCGGTCAACCTGAGCGCCCCCATCCCCGTCCGGTTCGCCGACTTCATCTCCACCTACGGATCGGTGCTGCACCGGCCGACGCGCCTGGTCGTACCGGCCGCAGCGCTTCGATTGGTCGGCGGCGACATGGCCAGGGAAATGATTCTGGGGTCCTCGCGCGTTGTACCCCATGTGCTCACCGACGCCGGATTCACCTTCACCGACGAGACCCTCGTCGACGCATTGACTTGGACGAAGTGACCATGAGCGCCAAACCCTCCCTTCGCCGCGACGAGTCCCCCCTCGAGGTGCGGTGGCTCGGCACCGTCGACTACCGCACGGCCTACGAGCTGCAGCACGCGCTGGCCGCCGAGCGCGCCGACGGCACCCTCGACCACGACGTCCTGCTGCTCCTCGAACACCCGTCGACCTACACCGCGGGCAAACGCACCGAGGACTCCGACCTCCCGACCGACGGCTCCGAGGTCATCACCGTCGACCGCGGCGGCCGGATCACCTGGCACGGCCCCGGTCAGCTCGTCGGGTACCCGATCGTCGCGCTCGCCGAGCCGCTCGACGTCGTCGAATACGTGCGACGCCTCGAGGAAGCACTCATCGGCGTCTGCGCCGGCCGCGGCGTCACCGCCGGGCGCGTCGACGGCCGGTCCGGCGTGTGGCTGGACCAAGGCGCGCGCAAGATCGCGCAGATCGGCATCCGCGTGCAACGCGGCGTCGCCCTGCACGGCTTCGCCATCAACATCGACCCGGATCTGTCCGCCTTCGACGCGATCGTGCCCTGCGGCATCGCCGACGCCGGGGTGACCTCCCTGGCCCGCGAGACGGCCTCGCCGGTCACCGTCGACGAAATCCGCGGCGACGTCGCGACCGCCGTCGCCCATTGGCTCGACCACCCGCTGCCGAGCGCCCCCGTCGCCGACCCCGTTTCCCAAGGATCTTCGCTATGACCTGCGCCAGCCCCACACCCGATCCCACCTCGGCCCCCTCCGACGGCCGCAAACTGCTGCGGTTGGAGGTGCGCAACGCGCAGACCCCGATCGAGCGCAAGCCCAAGTGGATCCGCACGCGCGCGACGATGGGACCCGAGTTCACCGAGCTCAAGGGCCTCGTCAAGCGCGAGGGGCTGCACACGGTGTGCGAGGAGGCCGGCTGCCCCAACATCTACGAATGCTGGGAGGACCGCGAGGCGACCTTCCTCATCGGCGGCGAGCAGTGCACCCGCCGCTGCGACTTCTGCCAGATCGATACCGGCAAGCCCGCCGAACTCGACCGTGACGAGCCGCGTCGCGTCGCGGAGAGCGTCGCCGCGATGGGGTTGCGCTACTCGACTATCACCGGTGTCGCCCGCGACGACCTGCCCGACGAGGGCGCCTGGCTGTACGCCGAGACGGTCCGCAAGATCCATGAGCTGAATCCCGGCACCGGGGTGGAGAACCTGATTCCCGATTTCCATGCGAAGCCCGACCTCCTGGCGGAGGTCTTCGAGTCCCGTCCCGAAGTGCTCGCGCACAACCTGGAGACGGTGCCGCGCATCTTCAAGCGGATCCGCCCGGCCTTCCGCTACGAGCGCTCCCTCGACGTCCTGACCCAGGCCCGCGATTTCGGCCTGGTCACCAAGTCCAACCTGATCCTCGGTCTCGGCGAGACCGTCGACGAGGTGCGCGCGGCGCTGCGTGATCTCCACGACGCGGGCTGTGACATCGTCACCATCACCCAGTACCTGCGCCCGTCGCCGCGCCACCACCCGGTGGAGCGCTGGGTCAAGCCGGAGGAGTTCGTCGAACTCTCCGAGTACGCCACCGACCTCGGCTTCGCCGGGGTGATGGCCGGCCCGCTGGTCCGGTCCTCCTACCGCGCCGGACGCCTCTACGCGCAGGCGATGGCCCGCCACGGGCGGCCGCTCGCCCCGGCGATGGCCCATCTCGCGCAGGAGTCGTCGGCCCACCAGGAGGCCTCGAGCCTGCTCGCCCGTCTCGACAGTAAGGTGTAGGGCATGGCACAGGCGAAGGACAACGCGGGCAAAGAGGCCAAGAAGGCCGCCAAGCAGGCCCGCAAGCAGGCTTCCAAGGAGCGCCGGGCGCAGCTCTGGCAGGCGTTCCAGATGCAGCGCAAAGAGGACAAGCGCCTCATCCCCTACCTGGTCGGCATCTTCGTGCTGGTCGTGGCGATCGCGGTGGGCATCGGCTTCCTCATCCACCAGATCTGGATGATGATCCCCATCGGGATCATGCTGGGATTGCTCGCTGCATTCATCCTCTTCGGTCGACGGGTGCAGAAGACGGTGTACGCGAAGGCCGACGGCCAGCCCGGTGCCGCCGGATGGGCCTTGGACAACATGCGCGGCACCTGGCGGGTCAAGCAGGCCATCAACGGGACGACCCACTTCGACGCGGTGCACCAGGTGATCGGCAAGCCGGGCGTGATGCTCGTCGGTGAGGGCAACCCGAATCGGGTGACCCCCCTTCTCAACCAGGAGAAGAAGAAGATCGCCCGCGTCGTCGGCAACACCCCGATCTACGTCATCGTCGTCGGCAACGACGAGGGCCAGGTCGAGCTGAGCAAGCTCGACAAGTACCTGAACAAGCTGCCCAACAACATCAACGCCAAGCAGGTCGACGCACTCGAGGCGCGCCTCGCCGCGCTGAGCAGCCGCAAGGGCGGTGCTGCCCTGCCCAAGGGCCCGCTGCCCCAGGGCGCGAAGGTGCGCAACATTCAGCGCACGGCACGCCGCCGCTGAGCCAGGTCGTCACACGCCAAGGCGATCCGGCGCGGCGTCGCCGGCGCGAGGGTGATCCACTCTCCCCCGTCGGCTGCCGTCGACGGGACTGACACGACGTCGCCGCGCGGGGAGCAGAACACCCCGACCGCACCGTCGAGTAGGTTGTTCTCGTCGTCGACGGCGACGATCTCCGCAGCGCTGGTCACCGACCCCAGGGCCGTCGCGAAGACTTGAGCGTCCGGTCCGCCGATGCCCGCGGACCGCAGCGCGGCGAGAATGTCCGCCGGATCGGTGACGCCCTCCAGTCGCGGCAACAGATCCGCCGCTCGAGCCCGAATCGACTGAGCAGCAACCGGTTTCGTCAGCGGCAGTGATCCTGCCAGCGCCGCTTGGTGGTGACCCGTGCCGACGTGCCGAGCCGGTTTCCCCGGTTCGACGAGACACACGCTGAACCCCACCGTTTCCATGCCCGCACCGTACTGACCGCCAGGGGTGTTCGTCGGCACTTCCCGACACGCCACGTACTACGAGCCGATCACCGAGGTCGTCGGCGAATCGCGCAACTCCGCGCGGTGATCAGATGAGCCTGCTGCCACCGACGTAAACCTTGCCGCCGTAGGTCTGCGGCGCAAAGTAGCTCTCAGTCATGTAGGACCACAGCGGTCCTCCACCATCGGCTGAGTAGGCGGTCACCGTCTGCTCCTTCTCTGACTCCTCTGTACCGAGGAGGACGTGCTTCCCATCGGTGGCCAACAGCTTCGGTCCGCGCTTGGCTCCGGCGACCGATTCGTAACCACCGAGGTAGGCGTCGGCGACGAGGACCTGATAGTTGGGCGCGTCGAGCATGTCGACCGCCATGATCGCCGTTCCGATTCCCACCACCTCCGTGGCCCTCCGATCCTTGACCGGCATCGCCCGCGTCCACAGTGGGCGACCAGTTCGCGGGTTCAAGGACGCGATCGACGTCTCCGATCCCTTCTCGACACTGCGCTCGACCACCGGCAGGCTCGGCGAGGTGGGGTACTCCGTGGTGTAACCGGGCATTTCGACCGGCATCCACCCCGGCTCCGTCGTCGAAAGCTTGGTTCCGTTGAGGTCGTAGATCGTGGTCACACCCTCCTCGGTTCGGTCCGAACCGAGGGCGAATCCTCCGACGAACGGTGCCCACAGGCGGGAGGAACCGGATTCGGCCACTTCGACCACTTTGCCGTCGGTGTCTCGCTTGAACTCGGTCGTCATCGGATCCTTGTCACCGCGTTCGGTGTCAACCGGTACCACACCCGAACCCGCGACCACCGGGATGACGCTGTCTGACGCCGACCGCCACCTCTCCCGGCCATCGGCGCCGATGCTGACGACTTCGGCGGCGAGCGGCTCAGAGGATGTCTTTCCGTCAGCCCAGAAGCCGTCCGATGCCGCAACCGGCGCAGCGGCCTTGGCTATCCGGCCGACCACACGCCCAGCATCCAAGTCGACTATGAACACGGTCTCGTCCAACTCACACGCGGCGACCTGTCCGGATCGCGCCGTCGCGCACTCCTTGAAGATCGCGGTTCGCACACCGCGCGCCAATTCGACTTTGCGCAGCTCCGCCCCGGTCTCTGCATCGATGACTCCGAGGGTGGCGATGTTGCCCCGCACACTAATGCCGCCGCTCAAGGCGTACTTCTCCGTACCACCGACGATCGTCTTGTCGCTGATTCCTATCTCGCCTTTCGGCAGTGTCCAGATCGGCTTGCCCCGCTTGGTGGCGAGCGATGCGCCGAGCGGGGTTGCCGGTTCCTGGGTGAGTCCGGCCTCCTCCGGCGATACCTTGCTCGAGTCGTCGCCCGAGTCGCCGCGGAATACAAAGAAGCCGGCGGTGGCCACCAAGGCGACGACCACCACGGCCGCGAGCCCGGCCAGGGCCCATTTCAGGCCCGCCTTCTTCTTCGGCGCCGAGCCCGGCCAGGGTTGCGGCGGCAGGTTCGGGTATGGCGGCTGGTTCGGATGCGGCGGGTTCGGATACAAGTCGGTCAACCGATCGTCGTCGTGGAGGGGACGTTGGTGGCAGCGCCGATCAGCGGCTGCGCACCACGGCCGTACGGGTGATCCGGTCGTGCAGGGCGCGGCCGTTGTTGTCGTTGATCAGCGCGGGCACGATCACGACGATCAGCACCTGCCGGACCAGGGCCCGCCCGATGCCGACCGCGGCGCGCATGCGTGCGTTCTCGTCGACCCCGAGGTCGACGCGGATCACCCGCAGCCCGGCGGCGAACTGTCCGGGGGTGAAGCCGAACAGTGTGATGCTGACCACACCGATGGCGAACCAGATCCCCAATTGCGGCAACGCTGCGGCGTTGATCTTCGCCTCGAAGGTGGACGCGTTGCCCACGAACAGGAACGCCAGCGCGTAGGCCATCAGCCAGTCCAGCAGCAGCCCGCAGCACCGGCGCCAGCCGCTGGCCAGGCTGCCCGGGCCGTGCTCCGGCAATCCGAGGTCCTGACCTGGGTATTCGTTGTCCCTGGTGGCGATGTCGTCCACACGAGGCCCGGAAAGCCAGGAGCCCGCCGCACGTCGTCCCGACTGCTGTCCCATGCCGCCATCCTAGGCGCCGGCACCGGCATGCTGCTTTCGCGGGTTCCCTCGTGCATGCAACCCCATGTTTGCCATAGTGGTGAGGGGTCCTCTCCCGACCCGGCACAGCGTCGTGCGTTGGTTAACACGGGAGAAACATGACTTTGACCGAAGGGCAACGTGCCCTTCATAACGTCATCGTCATTGCCAGACCACTGGCGAAAGTAGCCACGAGCCTCTCGGCTACGCAGAAGCGAAGGAGTCACCGCACGGTGTATAGCAGCAAAGAAGAACTTCTCGAGGGCATCAAGAAAGAGGGCGTCGAGTACGTCGACATCCGCTTCTGCGACCTGCCCGGTGTGATGCAGCACTTCTCGATCCCGGCCAGCGCGTTCGACGAGTCGGTGTTCGAAGACGGCCTCGCCTTCGACGGATCGTCCGTGCGCGGCTTCCAGTCGATCGACGAGTCGGACATGATGCTGTTGCCGGACCCGGCGACCGCCCGTATCGATCCGTTCCGCAAGGCCAAGACGATGAACCTCAGCTTCTTCGTCCACGACCCCTTCACCCGTGAGGCCTACAGCCGCGACCCGCGCAACGTCGCCCGCAAGGCCGAGGACTACCTGGCCTCGACCGGCGTCGCCGACACCTGTTTCTTCGGCGCGGAGGCCGAGTTCTACATCTTCGACGGCGTCTCGTACGGCTCGGAGATGAACGGCACCTTCTACAAGGTCGAGTCCGAGTCCGGCTGGTGGAACGCCAGCTCGCCGACCGATCCCGACGGCAGCCCGAACCTCGGCTACAAGGTCCGACCCAAGGGCGGCTACTTCCCCGTCGCCCCGTACGACCACTACGTCGACCTGCGCGACGAGATGTCGACGAACCTGATCAACGCCGGCTTCGAACTCGAGCGCGGCCACCACGAGGTCGGCACCGCCGGCCAGGCCGAGATCAACTACAAGTTCAACACGCTGCTCCACGCGGCCGATGACGTCCAGCTGTTCAAGTACATCATCAAGAACACCGCCTGGCAGAACGGCAAGTCGGTCACCTTCATGCCGAAGCCGCTCTTCGGCGACAACGGTTCGGGCATGCACGCCCACCAGTCGCTGTGGAAGGACGGCAAGCCGCTGTTCCACGACGAGTCCGGTTACGCCGGCCTCTCGGACATGGCCCGCTACTACATCGGCGGCATCCTGCACCACGCGCCGTCGCTGCTGGCCTTCACCAACCCGACGGTCAACTCCTACAAGCGCCTGGTGCCCGGCTACGAGGCCCCGATCAACCTGGTCTATAGCCAGCGCAACCGCAGCGCCTGCGTCCGTATCCCGATCACCGGCAACAACCCGAAGGCCAAGCGCCTCGAGTTCCGCTGCCCGGACAGCTCGGGTAACCCGTACCTGGCGTTCGCGGCCATGATGATGGCCGGCCTGGACGGCATCAAGAACAAGATCGAGCCGCACGAGCCGGTCGACAAGGACCTCTACGAGCTTCCGCCGGAAGAGGCCAAGTCGATCCCGCAGGCGCCGACCTCGCTCGCCGCCGTGATCGACCGCCTCGAAGAGGACCACGAATACCTCACCGCCGGTGGCGTGTTCACCGAGGACCTCATCGAGACCTGGATCTCCCTCAAGCGCGACAACGAGATCCTGCCGACGCAGATCCGTCCGCACCCCTACGAGTTCCAGCTCTACTACGACTGCTGATTTAGGGTTTCAACCCTTTCGACAGTTAGCCAAAATGGCCCCTGGCCTGTGAAGACGTCTTTTCGGCGCCTTCCAGCGTCAGGGGTCGTTTTTTTCGTTGTTTTTCGGCCCCATCGCGTCCGCTGAAGATGAGCATGTCGACGAGTGGCCACGCCCCCTGGACAACCTCGCTTTACAGATTACGTCCGATATGGGACATTATTTGTTATGGCAGGTGAGTTCCTCACGATCGAGGAGACAGCGAACACCCTCGGGGTGTCGACTCGCCACGCCCGCAGACTGGCGGACTCCGGGGCTATCACTCGGATCGCCCGGGGCTTGGTCGATCGTGGGTCGGTCGACAACTACCTGGCCTCCCAGCGTCAAGGCCGCACGCGCGCGTGGGCTGAACACACTGCGTGGGGTGCTGTCGCGCTTCTGGCTGGCCGCGACGTCGACTGGCTCGGGACGGTACAAACCTCCCGACTCCGGTCGACGTTGCGCGAGATCACCGACGTCGAGGACCTTCTGACCCGCATGAGGGACCGCGTCCACGTCCACACCTATGAGGCCCACAGGTCGGCGCTCCCCCGCCTGCGCGATCGGGTTGCCTCCACGAATCTGCGACTGCTCGGGATCACAGACGCGGTCGACGAGAGCGTGGACGGCTACCTCGCCGCCGACGATCTCGCCCAGGTGGTCCGTACCCTCGGGCTACGAGCCAACGCGAGCGGGTCCGTCGCACTCCGCGCGACAGGCTTCGACCTCGACCACGTTCGTGACCTCGTGGCGACCACCACCGCTGCTGCGTTGGATGCGGCAACCAGCACCGACCCCCGACTGCGAGGCGTCGGTCGCCAGACGCTTGCCGACCTGCTGGAGGCGTACCGATGAACGCCGAGCGCTCCACCATCGAGGTCGCAGCAGCCGTTGGCGGGTGGCCGGCTCCGTGGCCCAGCGTCGCGGAACTCGCCGAGGCGCTGCCCGCCGAGAGCTGGACGCTGGTCGGCGGGCTGATGACTCAGCTCCACACGATCCATCACGGGCTGGCATCGTCCGACCGACCAACGACGTCGACATCGTGCTTCACATCGAGACCCAGCGCGGCGTACCGAACGCGGTCGCGACTGCCCTCGAGGAACTTGGGTACTGGTTCCAGCCAGCATCGACGAACGCAACAACACCGCGCACCGGTTCGTGCGCGGCACCTCCACCATCGACCTCGTCGCAGGCGCAGGCGAGGAGGACCAGGTCGACGTCCTCATCGCCGACCACCCCGCGCCGCGCGTGATCGAGAAACTACGTGGCCACGAGATGATCCGCATCGAGGGCGGCACCCAAGCCTTGCGGCGGACCGTCAACGCCCGGTTGGAGATCGTGCCCGGCACGACCGCGACGATTTCCGTGCCGCGCCCCTTCGGCGCGCTGATCCTCAAGGCCGCCGCGTACGTCACCGACTCCCGCGACAAGGACCGTCACCTCTTCGATGCCGCCGCGCTACTCGCCTGCATCGACGACCCATTCGCCGAGCGAACCGAGTTCACCGGCTCGGACCGGCGACGGATCGCTGCACTCCTCCGCAACCTCCCGGCCGAGCACGCCGCGTGGCGGGCACTGCCCGAGGACCACCGGACCCAGGCTCAGTTGACCCTGGACCTGCTCGGCTGACCAGTTCCAACACGGCGCTACAACTTCCAACACTTTTCGGTGTTGGAGACCGTAGCGCCGTGTTGGATTTCTGGGTCAGACCGCAGCGTCCGCGGGTACCTCCGCCCCGGCGTCGACCCGAGCCGAGCCGCGCAGGCCCCACACCGCGAGCAACGCGGTCGCGATCAGCACTGCGGCGCCGACCCAGGCCGCGGCCGACAGGCCGGAGACGAATGCGCTGCGCGCGACCGCCAACAGGTGCTCGGCCTGCGGCGCCGGCAATCCGTGGGCGGTGGCCAACGCCCCGGACAGACTGCGCCCGGCCGGCGCATCGGCGAAGGCGTGGTCGTCGAAGGAGAGTCGGTACACCGCGTTGAGCACGCTGCCGAGGATGGCGATGCCGAAGGCGCCGCCGAACTCACTCGAGGTCTCCAGCAGGCTCGACGTCGCACCTGCGCGATCGGCCGGGGCCACACCGACGATGTAGTCGGCGATCACCGACGCCAGCGCGACCGTGCCGCAGGCGAGGGCCGTCGCGCCGATCAGGACGGGCACCAGCGAGTGCGTCGTCGTCAGCACCGCCAGGATCACGAAGCCGGCGGCGGCGCACAACAGCCCTGCGACGACCACCGGTGGTCGGCCGAATCGTGCCGAAGCGACGGCTGCCGCGGGCGCGGCGGCACCGACGAACACCGACGGCAGCAGACTCCACAGCGCCGCGACCAGCGGCGAGTAGCCCAGCACCGATTGGAGGTACTGCGTCATCATGATCGCGTTACCCAGGATCGCGAACATGCCGATGACGTTGATCCAGATGGAGACCGAGAACCGCCGGTCGGCGAACATCGACACGTCGACGAGGGGCTGGTCCAGGTGGAATTGGCGCCACACGAAGACGGCGCCGACGGCCAGTCCGGCGACGATGAGCGCGATCCACGACGCGGCCCAGCCGTCGGCGGCGAGCTTCTTGATCCCCTCGATGATCGGCAGGATCGTGCCGAGGGCGAGCAGCGCGCTGATCACGTCGACCCGGCGGGTGTGATCGCCGGTGTCGCCCGGCAGCAGCACCGGTGCGACGAGCAGCAGCGCGACCATGACCGGCACGTTGATCAGGAATACCGAACCCCACCAGAAGTGCTCGAGCAGCAGTCCGCTGATGATCGGCCCGACGGCGACGCCGCCGGTGAACACCGCGCTCCACGTGGCGACCGCCTTGGCGCGCTGCGCCGGGTCGTCGAAGAGGTGGCGGACCAGGGCCAACGTCGAGGGCATCAGGGTCGCCCCACCGACGGCGAGCAGGGCGCGCGCGGCGATGAGCATGGCCGGGGAGACCGCGAACGCCGCCGCCACGGAGGCGACGCTGAACGCGACGGCACCGATCATGAGCAGTCGGCGATGGCCGATCCGGTCGGCGAGCGATCCCATCGTCAGCAACAGGCCGGCGAGGACGAAGCCGTAGACGTCGAAGATCCACAGCTGCTGTTCGGCGGTGGCATGCAGGTCCGCCGCGATGAACGGCGCCGCGAAGAACAGCACCGAGACATCCATCGAGACGATCAGCATCGGCAGGCAGAGTGCGACCATGCCGATCCAGGGTGAGCGTGGAGAACTCATCATCCACTCCTTCATAATTGTTTACAACAGATACTGTTTATGCCAGATATGGATGTTAGACCCATTCTGCGTACGACACAAGCAATAACTGCGGTAGCATTTGCCCCATGTCGTCCGCGAGCCCCGATCTCCCCCGCCACCTGCAACTCATGTGGGAGCTCGACGACGGGACGCGGCGGGGTCCGAAGCCGAAGCTGACCATCGGCGACATCGGCGCGACGGCCGCGGCGATCGCCGACGACCAGGGCCTCGACGCCGTCTCCATGAAGGCGATCGCCGACCGCCTCGACGTCACCCCCATGTCCCTCTACCGCTACGTGGAGGCGAAGGAGGACGTCTACGACGTGATGTTCGACGAGGCCTACGGCAGCCCGGACCCCGCCCTTCTCGACGGCCTCGACACCTGGCGCGACCGGCTCACGGCCTGGGCCCTGGCCGTCACCGACCGCATGGTCGCCCACCCGTGGGTGACCGCCCTGCCGATGACCCGACCGCCCGCCGGCCCGCGGACGCTGCGGTGGACCGATGTGGGCATCGCCGCATTCGACGGAACCCGCCTCCCCGACGCGCAGCGGCTGTCGATCCTGCTGCTCGTCTCCGGCTTCCTGCGCAACCACGTGCGGATGTCGGCGGATATGGGGGCGTTCGAGCCCGACCGCCCGTCGTCGGCGGACCACTACAACGCCGTGCTGGGGCACGTCATCGACGAGCAGCGTTACCCGAACCTGACGCGCGCCGTGCGCGGCGACTTCGCCGACGACGACGAGAACTTCTTCACCGACGAGCTGCGCGTCGGCCTCGACCTCATTCTCGACGGGGTGGCCGCGCGCATCGCCGCGGACGGCTGATCCCGCGGAATCCGGGAGCCATCGCGCCGCCTGCTAGGTTGGCGGAATGCGCAAATCTGCTCTGATCCCCGCCGCGACCCTCGCCTGCACCGCTGTTCTGCTCGCCGGGTGCGGCGGCAAGAACAACGACAAGGCGGCCGACGACCAGCCGGAGACGGGCACCTGCCCGACCGCAGCCGCACCGGCCGGTGCCGCGACCACCTGGACGCTGGCCGGGGCGACCGGCGACATCAAGGTGGTCGCACCGACCGCGCAGCACGCCCCCGGCGTCACCGTCGGCACCCCGTTCACGGTGGGCCAGACCACCGTCCACGTGCTCACCCCCGGCTCCGGCGACAAGACGATCACCGCCGACGACATGGTGTCGGTCTGCTACATGGGCGTCAACGGTCGTGACGGGAAGGTCTTCGACAGCGCCTACCAGCGCGGCACCCCCGCATCCTTCCCGCTGACCAACGTCGTCACCGGTTTCCAGAAGGCGATCGTCGGCCAGAAGCCGGGCGCGACCGTCGCGGTCGCGATGACGCCCGACGACGGCTACAAGGCGATGGGCGGGATGCCCGACGCCGGCATCCAGGCCGACGATCCGCTCGTCTTCGTGCTGCAGATCAAGGCCATCGAGCCGACCGACGGCAGCGGCGGCCCGACCCCGTAGACGGGATCTACCGGGCTTCCAGCGCGCCGAACAGCCGCTGGTTGTACTCGAAGGCGCTGATCGCCTCGGCGGTCAGCGCGCCGACCCCGGCGCGGTCGAGGTCGAGGGCGTCGAGCCGGTCGCGGTAGGCGTCCTTGTAGCGCTTCACCTTGTCGATGCGGTCGAATCGGTAGAACGTCAACGCCTCCGGCGCGACGCCGTACAGGTTGCGCATCCGGTTGGCGATGATCTGCCCGCCGGAGAGATCCCCCAGATAGCGCGTGTAGTGATGGGCCAGGTAGCGCACGGCGTCGGCCCGCGAGGCCTCGATCGCCGCCACGTATTCCGCAGTCACCGGCAACATCGTGAGCGCGGACGGCTCGGCGCCGAGTGCGAGCAGGTCGGCCGTCAACGACGGCACGCGGCGCAACCTGTCGTCGAGGACGGCGTCGGCGATCGGGTTCCCCGACAACCCGCTGCCGGTGTCTTCGAGTGCCCGGTAGACGAACAGCAGCTGCCCGGCCAGCGCGACATACGCATCGACGTCGAGCTTGCCGCCCATCAGGTCGGTCACGAACGCGGAGTGTTCGGCGTTCTCGTGTGCCTTCGCGGTGGCCGCACGCAGGACATCGGAGTTCCGGTGGTCGGTCGCAATTGCCATGCCCGCCATCCTACCCCCTCAAGTGAGGTAACCCTTAGTATGTGAGTCGAGTCACCTGGCGGCCGGGGTGAGCTTCACGACCAGGGCGCGGTGATCGGACCCGGGCAGGGTGTAGGTCTTCACGTGGGTGGCGACGAAATGCGAGCTGATGACGTGGTCGATCCCGACGACCGGTCCGGTGAACCGATCGGTGGGGTACGTCGGCAACCAGCCGCCGCCGGCCTGATCGGTGGCATCGGCGACGCCGCCGGTCAACAGCTCGCGGAAGTGCTTGTGGTCCCACGTCGCATTGAAGTCCCCGGCGGCGATCATCGGGTGCCGCCCCATCCCCTCGAGGTGGCCGCGCAGCACGCCCATGTCCTTGACCGCCAGCTCGCCGTAGCCGGCCCCTGGGACGGGTGCGCCCGGGTGGACCGCGAAGACCGTCGTCGACGGCACGCCCGGGACGTCGGTGACGGCGGCGAGGTTGTTCAGGACCATGCCGGGAAGCACCCGCTGCTCGCGCAGAGGCCCCCGGGTCAGCAACGCCGTTCCCGAGGCCGCGGGTCCGGGTACCGCAAAGGCGTTCGGCAACATCGTCACGATGGGCGACGCCTGGATCCGGGCCCACGCCTGCGGCGTCAACTCCTGCAGGCTGACGATCTCCGGGCGCTCGCGTTCGACGATCCGCGACAGCTCGCCGATGTCACCCTCGCCCACCATCAGATTCGACGTGATGACCGTGAACGTGGGTGCCGACGCCGAGACCGGCGCGGCGCGCCACAGCGGTAGCTGGGTGACGAGGAGCCCGCCCACCACGAGTACCGACAGGCCGGCGAGGATCCAGCTGCGCAGGCTGGCGAACACCAGCACGGCGGCCGCGGTGGTCAGGACCGCGAGTGGAACCGCGCTGGTCGGATAGATGGTCAGGTTTCCGCTCGACCGGTAGAAGTGCAGCACGAGTGCGGCGACACCGGTGACGAGCAGCACTAGGCCGACGGCCAGCAGGCCCATCCGCAACACCTTGGAAATCACCCGGACCACCCTATCGGTGGGCCTCAGGCGCCGAACAC
This genomic interval from Gordonia sp. X0973 contains the following:
- the lipB gene encoding lipoyl(octanoyl) transferase LipB translates to MSAKPSLRRDESPLEVRWLGTVDYRTAYELQHALAAERADGTLDHDVLLLLEHPSTYTAGKRTEDSDLPTDGSEVITVDRGGRITWHGPGQLVGYPIVALAEPLDVVEYVRRLEEALIGVCAGRGVTAGRVDGRSGVWLDQGARKIAQIGIRVQRGVALHGFAINIDPDLSAFDAIVPCGIADAGVTSLARETASPVTVDEIRGDVATAVAHWLDHPLPSAPVADPVSQGSSL
- the lipA gene encoding lipoyl synthase, whose product is MTCASPTPDPTSAPSDGRKLLRLEVRNAQTPIERKPKWIRTRATMGPEFTELKGLVKREGLHTVCEEAGCPNIYECWEDREATFLIGGEQCTRRCDFCQIDTGKPAELDRDEPRRVAESVAAMGLRYSTITGVARDDLPDEGAWLYAETVRKIHELNPGTGVENLIPDFHAKPDLLAEVFESRPEVLAHNLETVPRIFKRIRPAFRYERSLDVLTQARDFGLVTKSNLILGLGETVDEVRAALRDLHDAGCDIVTITQYLRPSPRHHPVERWVKPEEFVELSEYATDLGFAGVMAGPLVRSSYRAGRLYAQAMARHGRPLAPAMAHLAQESSAHQEASSLLARLDSKV
- a CDS encoding DUF4191 domain-containing protein encodes the protein MAQAKDNAGKEAKKAAKQARKQASKERRAQLWQAFQMQRKEDKRLIPYLVGIFVLVVAIAVGIGFLIHQIWMMIPIGIMLGLLAAFILFGRRVQKTVYAKADGQPGAAGWALDNMRGTWRVKQAINGTTHFDAVHQVIGKPGVMLVGEGNPNRVTPLLNQEKKKIARVVGNTPIYVIVVGNDEGQVELSKLDKYLNKLPNNINAKQVDALEARLAALSSRKGGAALPKGPLPQGAKVRNIQRTARRR
- a CDS encoding ESX secretion-associated protein EspG; the encoded protein is METVGFSVCLVEPGKPARHVGTGHHQAALAGSLPLTKPVAAQSIRARAADLLPRLEGVTDPADILAALRSAGIGGPDAQVFATALGSVTSAAEIVAVDDENNLLDGAVGVFCSPRGDVVSVPSTAADGGEWITLAPATPRRIALACDDLAQRRRAVR
- a CDS encoding RDD family protein yields the protein MGQQSGRRAAGSWLSGPRVDDIATRDNEYPGQDLGLPEHGPGSLASGWRRCCGLLLDWLMAYALAFLFVGNASTFEAKINAAALPQLGIWFAIGVVSITLFGFTPGQFAAGLRVIRVDLGVDENARMRAAVGIGRALVRQVLIVVIVPALINDNNGRALHDRITRTAVVRSR
- the glnA gene encoding type I glutamate--ammonia ligase; amino-acid sequence: MYSSKEELLEGIKKEGVEYVDIRFCDLPGVMQHFSIPASAFDESVFEDGLAFDGSSVRGFQSIDESDMMLLPDPATARIDPFRKAKTMNLSFFVHDPFTREAYSRDPRNVARKAEDYLASTGVADTCFFGAEAEFYIFDGVSYGSEMNGTFYKVESESGWWNASSPTDPDGSPNLGYKVRPKGGYFPVAPYDHYVDLRDEMSTNLINAGFELERGHHEVGTAGQAEINYKFNTLLHAADDVQLFKYIIKNTAWQNGKSVTFMPKPLFGDNGSGMHAHQSLWKDGKPLFHDESGYAGLSDMARYYIGGILHHAPSLLAFTNPTVNSYKRLVPGYEAPINLVYSQRNRSACVRIPITGNNPKAKRLEFRCPDSSGNPYLAFAAMMMAGLDGIKNKIEPHEPVDKDLYELPPEEAKSIPQAPTSLAAVIDRLEEDHEYLTAGGVFTEDLIETWISLKRDNEILPTQIRPHPYEFQLYYDC
- a CDS encoding helix-turn-helix domain-containing protein; amino-acid sequence: MAGEFLTIEETANTLGVSTRHARRLADSGAITRIARGLVDRGSVDNYLASQRQGRTRAWAEHTAWGAVALLAGRDVDWLGTVQTSRLRSTLREITDVEDLLTRMRDRVHVHTYEAHRSALPRLRDRVASTNLRLLGITDAVDESVDGYLAADDLAQVVRTLGLRANASGSVALRATGFDLDHVRDLVATTTAAALDAATSTDPRLRGVGRQTLADLLEAYR